GCCTGCGCCAGGATCTCGGGCGGCGCTTTCTTGTAGCGCCCCTTGCCGGCGCGGCGGAAATAGTGCGGTGCACCCTGCAGGCAGAGCAGGGCGGCGACCTGTTCGGCGGTGCCCGCGCTGGTGCTGAAGTACTCGCGCGCCAGCTCGGCAAAGCCGAACTCGTCCTCGGGCGCGAACTCGTAGGCCAACTCCAACTCCATGCTCTCGGCCAGCGCGCTGGCGGCGGGCATGAGCTGGGCGGGGGCGGGTTTGTCAAAGCGCAGCAAGGCGTTGGTGGCCTTGACCTTCACGCGTTTGCCCGATTCGAGCTCCACCTGCAGGGAACTTTCGGCTTCGGACAGCAGGCGGCCGGTCATCAATTTGCCGGCTTCATCGAACAGAATGTGCATGGGCGCGATTGTCCCATGCGCACGGATGGGCGCCGCCAGGTTCAGGTCGCCAGGGCCAGGAAGTCGAAGAGCGCGTCGATGTGCGCATCGAAGTCGCTGATGGCGTGGTCGCTCCCGGGCAACAGGCGAAGCTCGCCACCGGCGCAGAAAGCCCGCATCTCGCGCCAGTCCAGCACCTCGTCGCCCTGCGCCACGATGGCGAACTGCCGCCCGGGCGAGGCCGGGTGCGGCGGCGACAGGCGCGCGATGTCGGCTTCCAGCGTGCGGAGTTCGTTCACGAAACCGGGCTGGAAGAAAAAGCGCTCCTGCGGGTCGTGCCAGGCGGTCTGTTCGCCGATGTATTTCGCCAGATCGCGCGCCGGGAACACCGCCGGGTTCAGCAGCGCGGCGCGGCAACCGGTTTGCAGTGCCAGCCAGCGGGCGTAAAACCCGCCCAGCGAAGACCCCACCACGGCCATGGTGGTCCGGGGCCAGTCGGCGGTGCCCTCGGTCACCAGGGCCATGGCTTCGCGCGGCGAGGGCGGCAACTGGGGGCACCACCAGGTCACGCCCGGGTGCCGCTGCCGCACGCGCGCCGCCACTTTCTGCGCCTTCATGGATCGGGGCGACGAACGGAAGCCGTGCAGGTAGAGCAGGTGGGTGGTGGCAGCAGGGGGAATCATGGGGCGAAGGATAATCGGGCTTCATGGCCGCGACTTTCGACAAACCCACCCTGCTGCAACGCATCGCCCCGATTTTTCAGGGTTTTGACGGCCCGCTCGCGCTGGCCGTGCTGCTCATGGCCGCGGCCGGCCTCGTGACCATGTATTCGGTGGGCTTCGACCACGGAACCCGTTTTGCCAACCACGGCCGCAACATGCTGCTGGCCGCGGGCGTGCTGTTCCTCGTGGCCCAGGTGCCTCCGCAGCGGCTGATGGCGCTGGCCGTGCCGCTGTACACGGTGGGCGTGTTGCTGCTGCTGGCGGTGTTTCTGTTCGGCATTGAAAAGAAGGGCGCGCAGCGCTGGCTCAACGTGGGTGTCGTCATCCAGCCCAGCGAACTCATGAAGATCGCCATGCCGCTGATGCTGGCCTGGTGGTTCCAGCGCCGCGAGGGCCTGCTCAAACCATTGGACTTCGTGGTGGCCGTGGTGCTGCTGGCGGTGCCCGCCGCGCTCATCCTCAAGCAACCCGATCTGGGCACCGCCCTGCTGGTGCTGGCCTCAGGCGTTTTCGTCATCTTCTTTGCCGGCCTGAGCTGGAAGCTGATCCTGCCCCCGGTGGTCGTTGGCGTCATCGGCATCGTCACGCTGATCGCGATGGAGCCGCAATGGTGCGCCCCCGGGGTGGACTGGCAGGTGTTGCACGAGTACCAGCGCCAGCGGATCTGCACCCTGCTGGACCCGTCCAAGGACCCGCTGGGCAAGGGTTTTCACATCATCCAGGGCATGATCGCCATCGGCTCGGGCGGGGTCTGGGGCAAGGGTTTCATGCAGGGCACACAGACCCACCTGGAATTCATCCCCGAGCGCACCACGGACTTCATCTACGCGGCGTTCTCGGAAGAGTTCGGCCTGGTCGGCACCTTGGGCCTGATGGCGGGCTTCATTTTCCTGGTCGTGCGCGGGCTGCTGATCGCGGTGGAGGCGCCCACGCTGTTCGCCCGGCTGCTGGCCGGGGCCATCACGCTCAACATCTTCGTCTACGCCTTCGTCAACATGGGCATGGTCAGCGGCATCCTGCCGGTGGTGGGCGTGCCGCTGCCGTTCGTGAGCTATGGAGGTACCGCCATGGTGACGCTGGGGGTGGGGCTGGGCATTCTGATGTCGATCGCCAAGTCCAAGCGCTTGATGCAATCATGAGTGCGAGTACGGGCCCCCACGCTCCGCCACTGCGCGGGTCGCTGCCCCCCGAGGGGGCTGATCCGGCTGGGGGCGGCCCGGCGCCGGATCGTCAGAGCTCCCACGCTCCGCCGCTGCGCGGGTCGCTGCCCCTGGTTCAGGTGGCCGTGGTCGGTGCTGGGAACATGGGCGGCGCCATGGCGGCGCGGCTGTGTGAACAGGGTTGGACCGTGGTGGTGTGCGACATCGACCCGTTGCGGCAGCAACAAGCGCTGGATGCCGGCGCCCACCTGGCCGACACGCCCGAGACCGCCGCTCGCGCGTTGGCGCCCGACGGCGTGCTGATCGTCTGCGTGGTCGATGCCGGGCAGTCGTCCGAGGTGCTGCTGGGTGCGCAGGGGGCTGCGCCGGCGTTGCGCGCGGGTCAGGCCGTGATGCTGTGCCCGACCATCGCCCCGCAGGACGCCGAAAGCCTGGCCTCGGCGCTTTCCGCACGGGGAGTGGACTGCATCGACGCCCCCATGTCCGGCGGCCCGGCGCGGGCGCGCGACGGCGGCATGAGCCTGATGCTGGCCGCGCCGGACGCCGTGCTCGCGCGCCACGCCGGCCTGCTCGACGCCCTGTCATCGAAGCAGTTTCGCGTCAGCGAGCGGGTGGGCGATGGCGCGCGCACCAAGCTGGTCAACAACCTGCTGGCGGGCATCAACCTGGTGGGCGCGGCCGAGGTGCTGGCGCTGGCCGAGCGCCTGGGGCTGGACCTGGGCACCACCTTGTCGGTGATCGAGCAGTCCAGCGGCCAGAGCTGGATCGGTTCGGACCGCATGCGCCGGGCCCTGGCGGACGACTTCGCGCCGCGCGCCCACGTGACGCTGCTGGAAAAAGACACCCGGCTGGCGGTGGAAGCCGCCACGGCGGCCGGCTTCACGGGCCCCTTGGGCGCGCGCGCCGCCACCGTGTTCGCCCAGGCCCATGCGGCCGGGCTGGCCGAGCAGGACGATGCGGCGCTGTTGACCCTGCTGCGCCGGCCGGCCAGCGCCTGACGCAGCCGCCCACGCCGAGGGGGCGCCGACCACCGGTCGCTTGCCGCGGGCCCATGACCTTGCCGCCAGCGCGCGGACCCGCTCCTTCTTACAATGTCCTCATGATTGCTCGCGAACCCACCCTGGCCCGTCTGGCCACCGCACAGACCCTGCTGCTCGAACCCTTTGGTCTGAGTCCGTCCCACCTGCAGCGTGCGCTCGGCGAGATCATGTCGCACGGCGTGGACGACGCCGACCTGTATTTCCAGACCACCCGCAGCGAGGGCTGGAGCCTGGAAGAGGGCATCGTCAAGACCGGCAGTTTCAGCATCGACCAAGGCGTGGGCGTGCGCGCCGTCAGCGGCGAAAAGACCGCGTTTGCCTATTCGGACGACCTGTCCTGGGACTCGTTGATCGACGCCGCCCACACGGTGCGCTCCATCTCGGCGCAAGGGCAGGGCCGCAAGGTGCGGGTGCCCGCGGTCAAGGTGTCGAAATCGCGCTCGCTCTACCCGGGCCTGGACCCCATCGGCACCATGGACAGCACCGCCAAAGTCGCGTTGCTGGAAAAGGTGGAGCGCCTGGCCAAGGCCAAGGACCCCCGCGTGGTGCAGGTCATGGCCGGTCTGGCGGCCGAACACGATGTGGTGCTGGTGGCCCGCGCCGACGGCACCCTGGCCGCCGATGTGCGCCCCCTGATCCGCTTGTCGGTCACCGTCATCGCTGAGCAGAAAGGTCGGCGCGAAATCGGCTCCTCCGGCGGTGGTGGCCGTTTCGGGCTGGCGTATTTCGACGACGCCATGGTGCAGTCCTATGTGGACGAAGCGGTGTCCGCGGCACTCACCAACCTCGATGCGCGCCCGGCACCCGCGGGCGAGATGACGGTGGTGCTCGGCCCCGGCTGGCCCGGTGTGCTGCTGCACGAGGCCGTGGGCCATGGCCTTGAAGGTGATTTCAACCGCAAGGGCTCGAGCGCGTTCGCGGGCCGCATCGGCCAGCGCGTGGCCGCCAAGGGCGTGACCGTGCTCGACGATGGCACCATTGCCGACCGCCGCGGCTCGCTCAACGTGGACGACGAAGGCCATACCTCGCAGAAGAACGTGCTGATCGAAGACGGCATCCTGCGTGGCTACATCCAGGACGCCATGAACGCCCGTCTGATGGGGGTGAAGCCCACCGGCAACGGCCGGCGCGAGAGTTATGCCCACGTGCCCATGCCGCGCATGACCAACACCTACATGCTCGGTGGCGACAAGAGCGCGGACGAGATCGTGGCCAGCATCAAGAAGGGCCTGTACGCCACCAACTTCGGTGGCGGCCAGGTGGACATCACCAGTGGCAAGTTCGTCTTCTCCGCCAGCCAGGCCTACTGGGTGGAAAACGGCCAGATCCAGTACCCCGTGAAGGGCGCCACGCTGGTGGGCAGTGGTCCAGAGTCGCTCAAGAAGGTGAGCATGATCGGCAACGACATGCGCCTGGACAGCGGCGTGGGCACCTGCGGCAAGGAAGGCCAGAGCGTGCCGGTGGGTGTGGGCCAGCCCACGCTGCGCATCGACGGTCTGACCGTCGGCGGCACGGCTTGAAGTGCGGCACCCTCGCCGCCCTGTGCTACATTTCGATCCCATGTCTTCGCGCTTCGCCTTCTTTGCCTTTTATTTTTGGTTCTCTGTCCCTGGCGGACGAGAGGCGAGGCTGTAAGCGCATCACCGAATCTCGAACAAACCGCCGGAGCCCAAAGCCCGGCGGTTTTTTTTGGCCCTGTCGTTCCACTGCAACCCACTTCCGAGGAGCCCCGCGATGAATGCCCAGACCCACCCCGCCAGCAGCGATGCCTGGCATGCGCGTCCTGTCGACAAAACCAGCCAGACCGACGACGAACGCATCAAGGACATCACCGTGCTCCCGCCTCCCGAACACCTGATCCGTTTTTTCCCCATCGGCGGCACGCCGGTGGAAGCCCTGATCACCCAGACCCGCCAGCGCATTCACAACATCCTGCGCGGGCAGGACGACCGCCTGCTGGTGGTGATCGGTCCCTGCTCCATCCACGACCCGGCCGCGGCCGTGGACTACGCACGGCGCCTGCAGCCCATGCGCGAACGCTACGCCGACACGCTGGAGATCGTCATGCGCGTGTATTTCGAGAAGCCGCGCACCACGGTGGGCTGGAAGGGGCTGATCAACGACCCCTACCTCGATGAAAGCTACCGCATCGACGAGGGGCTGCGCATCGCGCGCCAGCTGCTGATCGAGATCAACCGCCTGGGCATGCCCGCCGGCAGCGAGTTCCTGGACGTGATCTCGCCGCAATACATCGGGGACCTGATCGCCTGGGGCGCGATCGGCGCACGCACCACCGAGAGCCAGGTGCACCGCGAACTGGCCTCGGGGCTGTCGGCACCGATCGGTTTCAAGAACGGTACCGATGGCAACATCCGCATCGCCACCGACGCCATCCAGGCCGCCGCGCGCGGCCACCATTTCCTCTCGGTGCACAAGAACGGCCAGGTCGCCATCGTGCAGACCAACGGCAACAAGGACTGCCACGTGATCCTGCGCGGGGGCAAGGCGCCCAATTACGACGCCACCCATGTGGCCGCGGCCGTGAAAGACCTGGAGGCGGCCGGGCTGGTCCCCCGTTTGATGGTGGACTGCAGCCACGCCAACAGCAGCAAGCAGCACGAAAAGCAGCTGGAGGTGGCGCGCGACATCGCCGCACAGATCGCGGGCGGATCCCGCAGTGTGTTTGGCGTGATGATCGAAAGCCACATCGAGGCCGGCGCCCAGAAGTTCACGCCGGGCAAGGACCGGGTGGACCAGCTCGCTTACGGCAAGAGCATCACCGATGCCTGCCTGGGCTGGACCGATTCGTTGCAGGCACTGGAAGTGCTGTCCCAGGCGGTGCAGGCTGCACGCCAGCGCGGCAAATAGGGCTCTGCGGCTGCGGCCCGCTCCGCAAATCGGTGCTTCATAATCTGTAACAGAGGCCGATACCACTGCGGTGGCGGTCTGGCGTGTCCACGGTCGTCGTGGGCACGGTGCACTGGATTGGTCGCTGACCGCTGGAGTGTGTGTGGAGCAACCTGTATTGCGTTTGGGTTTGCTGGGTTTTTCCGAGCCGGATCAATCGCGCCTGCTGGCCTGGGCCGGGCAGGTCCAAGCCGGCTGGCCCGAGTGGCGCGGCTGCGACCCCCATCTGGCCGATGCCTGGATGATCTGCGGGGAGTCGGTCGAGGTGCTGGGGCGGGATGCGGTGGTGATCCGCCATCCGCACGGCGGTGACGAGCGTCTGGCGCTCAACCGCGCCGAGGTGGATCGTCCGCTGGCGTTTGCCACACCGCTGCCTGAGGGGTTTGCGTCGGCCGAGTTTTTCGAATCGGACGACGAGAACAGTGTGCGCCAGCGGCTGCAGCGGTTTGAGGCCTGGCTGCGCCCGCTGCGCAGCCAGTTTGCGCTGGGCTCGCTGCTGCTGGAGCGCGTGGGGCAGTTCAAGGGGGGCGTGATCCATGTGACCCACGAGGGGCGTTTGCTGGCCGTGATTGACCTGGACCGCTGGCAGTCCGGCCTGTTCATCCCCGCGCGCCCCGTGGACCTGGCGATGGCCGAATGGGTGCGCCGCCCGCCGGGCGCGGCCGACATCCCGTCCTCGTTCATGCGCCTGCCCCTGCACCGGGTCATGTGGACCTACGCCGTGCGCACCCTGCGCGACGTGCTGCCCGCGCGCTACCGCGAACGCACGGTGTATCTGCGGCGTGTCCCGCGCGTGCCCGCTCGCTGGTTCGACGAAGTGCACCTGAGCCTGATGCGCGAATTGATGGTGCGTCCCGCCGTCTTCGACAGCCTGTGTCGCCGCACCGGCATTGCCGAAAGCGAGTTGGCGCACCACCTGGCCTCGCTGTACCACGCCGGCGGCCTGACCACCGATGCCGACAGCGCCCGGCGCGCCGAGCCCGCGGTCAGGCGCGCGCTGGTGGCGCTGCATTTTGACCAGGCCGACCCGAACCCCGACGCCCTGTTGCGCACCGGTCACTCCGATCAGTCCGACCCGATGGTGCCGCCGTCGAGCATCCTGCGCGAAATGCCGCACTCGCCGCTGCGCACGGTTGCGGGGAAATCCGCCGGGCCGTCGGTGGTCGACGAAGGATGACGCGGGGGGCGGCACTGGCAACCGCGCAGGGCCCGATGCACAATGGTCAGGTACCCACTACCGTATCCAAGGAGTCCGCAAGATGCGCAGCCATGTCACCGTGAGTTGGGGTGAACCGTCCATCTACCGCTTTGACCTGGAGGAGGTGCAGCCCATGCCGCACGAGCTGGCGCGCTCCTGGCTGGACGAGCAGTTCACGTTCTTCGGCTGTGAGCCCATCCGCCTGACCGGCAAGGTGCTTACCGCGGACAAGATTCTCGGGGTTGCGCAGGCCGCGGGCGAAGAGCGTTTCCGCGACCCGGCCCACCGCGCCTGGGCGTTGGCGTTTGCCCGCGCCACCAGCGCCGCACTGGCCAAGCCCGTGGTCACGGTGGACATTCCCACGCAGACCCTGGGCTACTGAAGCGACCCGGCGCGCCGCGTCTGCGGCCGTCAGGCGCGGTCAATCGTTGGGGGACCGCAGTTCCAGAGCGGCCAGCAGCCGCGCGTGCACGCCGCCGAACCCGCCGTTGCTCATGCAGACAATATGGTCACCGCCGCGAGCGGCCGCGCTGACCTGTGCCACCAGCTCGTCGATGGAGCGGGCCACGCTGGCCCGTTCACCCATGGGTCGCAGAGCCTCGACCGCGTCCCAGTCGAGCCCCCCGGTGTGGCAGAACGCCAGATCGGCCGCTTCCAGGCTCCAGGGCAGTTGCGATTTCATGGTGCCCAGTTTCATTGTGTTGCTGCGGGGTTCGAACACCGCCAGGATGCGCCCGCCCTTGCCGGTGGAGGGAGCGCCCAGACGCCGGCGCAGACCATCCAGCGTGGTGCGGATGGCGGTCGGGTGGTGGGCGAAATCGTCGTAGACCGTGATCGGTTCTCCGTTGCGCTGTACCGTGCCCCGGACCTCCATGCGGCGGCGCACGTTCTCGAACCGTGCCAGCGCCCGCGCCGCGTCGGCGGGTGAAACCCCCACGTGCTCGGCCGCCGCGATGGCGGCCAGGGCGTTCAGCTGGTTGTGCACGCCGGTGAGCGCCCACTCCACGCGCGCGACCGGCTGACCGCGCTCCAGCACATCAAAGGCATGGGGTTCGCCCACGGCGGTGAAATCGCTGACGGCCGCGCCGAAGCTGCGCAGCTCGCTCCACAGGCCCTGGTGCAGCACGCGCTCCAGGCTCTCCTCCAGGCCGTTGACCACCACCCGGCCGGTGCCGGGCACGGTGCGGATCAGGTGGTGGAACTGGCGTTCGATGGCCTTGAGGTCGTCGAAGATGTCTGCGTGGTCGAACTCGAGGTTGTTGAGGACGGCGGTGCGGGGTCGGTAGTGGACGAACTTGCTGCGTTTGTCGAAAAACGCCGTGTCGTATTCATCCGCTTCAATCACGAAGAGTGGTGGGCTGCGGGGCGGCTGCGCGCCCTGCTCCGTGTCCCCCGCCCGCTGCGCGGGCTCCTCCTTGACCTGCGCAGAGCGCGCAGCCGCCCCGCAGCCCAGTCTTGCCGACACCCCGAAGTTCATGGGCACACCGCCGACCAGAAAACCCGGGTTCAGGCCGTTGGCTTCCAGGATCCAGGTCAGCATGGCGGTGGTGGTGGTCTTGCCGTGGGTGCCGGCCACGGCCAGCACATGGCGACCCAGCAGCACGTGTTCGGCCAGCCATTGCGGGCCGCTGGTGTAAGCGGCGCCCGCGTCCAGAATGGCCTCCATCAACGGAAACTTGGGTGTGCCGTCGGTCAGCCGGGCGCGGCTGACCACATTGCCGACCACGAACACGTCGGGCTTCAGCGCCATCTGGTCGGCGCCGTAGCCTTCGATCAGATCGATGCCCAGGGCGCGCAACTGGTCGCTCATCGGAGGGTAGACGCCGGCATCGCAGCCGGTGACGCGGTGGCCGGCCTCGCGGGCGAGCGCGGCCAGACCGCCCATGAAGGTGCCGCAAATGCCCAGAATGTGTATATGCATCGGGTGATTTTAGGCGGGGCTCCGGTCCTCAGCCCTGTGCCCATGGCGGACTCTGACCGGACGGGCGAATGGCCCGGTGCACAATCGCCCGATGGATGTCTTACGAGCGAACCAGAGCGCCGAGATCGCTGCCACCGCCGCCCGTTTCGTGGTGGAGGAGGGGTTGGAATACGCCGCGGCCAAGCGACGGGCCGGCCGCCAGCTGGGCCTGTCGGCGCGCGTTTCCTGGCCCGACAACGCCGCCATGGACGAGGCGGTGCGTGAATACATCGACATCTTCTGCCCCGATACCCAGGCCGTGGAATTGCGTGCCTTGCGCGAAGTGGCCTTGCTGTGGTTGGAGCGGCTGGCGGATTTCCACCCACACCTGGGCGGCGCGGTCTGGCACGGCACGGCCACCCGCCACAGCGACATCTATATCCAGTTGTTCTGCGAGGACCCCAAGGCGGCGGAGTGGGCCTTGCTGGACCGCAAGGTGGATTACCACCCGGGCACGGTGACTGGCTGGCGTGGCGACCCGGTGGATGCACTGAGCTTGCGGGTGCGTTGCGAGGCCTTGAACGGCTGGGTGCTGGTGCACTTGATGGTGCACGACCTGGACGATCTGCGCGGTGCCCTCAAACCCGACAGCCAAGGCCGCAGGCCGCGTGGGGACGCCCAGGCCCTGCGGACCTTGCTGAGCGCCGACAGCACACACCCGGACGACCGAGCATGAAACGACGCACGCTGTGGATGGGAGGCGTCGCGGCGGCGGCGGGTGTTGCCGGTGCCGGCGTGGCCTGGTGGCGGCTGCGGCCCGGCGACCTTGCCAGCGAAGCCGAGGCGGCGTTCTGGGCGGGCCGGTACCAAGGGCCCGGTGGGGAGCCCGTGGCGCTGGAACCGTTTCGGGGCCGGCCGCTGCTGGTCAACTTCTGGGCCACCTGGTGCCCTCCCTGTGTGGAGGAACTGCCGCTGCTCAACGCTTTTTACCAGGCCCATGCCAGCGAAGGCTGGCAGGTGCTGGGGATGGCGGTGGACCAGCCGGGTGCGGTGCAGGACTTTCTGCGCAAGCTGCCCCTGGCGTTTCCGGTGGCCATGGCCGGATTCGCGGGCATCGAAATCAGTCGGTCACTGGGCAACCTCGGTGGTGGGCTGCCGTTCACGGTGGTTTTTGGCCGCGACGGGACGGTGCTGCATCGAAAAATCGGGCAATTGTCCGACGCCGATCTGTCCCAGTGGTCCGGGCTCGGATGAATCTGCAGGGGTGTCTCTCAGCGATTTTGGGTTAGGAATGTGGCGTCCAGCGCCGTTGATCCCATCGCAGGGAACAACGTGAAAAACCGGGTAAAGTTCGCCCATCTTGCGTCAGGTGGCGGGTTTTTAGCCGCAGAGCGACTGCTCACGGGGCGGGCCATTTCAACGCACAAAACGCCCGCGCCATCGTGTACACTGCGCACCCCGGCGGGTTGGCGCGCCTCGACTTCAATGAAGTTGTCTGCATTTGAGTCAATTTGACCGATATTCGTTGGAGAAATCATGGATTTGAGAAAACTGAAGACCCTGATCGACCTGGTATCCGAGTCGAACGTGTCCGAGCTGGAAATCACCGAGGCCGAGGGCAAGGTTCGCATCGTCAAGAGCGCACCCGTGGGCATGGCCGCTCCGGTGACCTACACGATGGCGCCGAGCCCGGCACCCATGGCCGCGCCCGCCGCGGTGCCTGCGGTGGAAACCACGCCGGTGGCGGCCGCTCCTGCCGGCCCGGTCGGGCACACCGTCAAATCGCCCATGGTGGGCACCTTCTACCGCGCGGCCAGTCCCGGCGCCAAGCCGTTCGTGGAGGTGGGTGACACCATCAAGGAAGGGGAGACCATCTGCATCGTCGAGGCGATGAAGATCCTCAACGAGATCGAGGCCGACAAGTCCGGCACGGTGACCCAGATCCTGGTGCAGAACGGCCAGGCGGTGGAATACGGCCAGCCTCTCTACGTCATCGAATAACCAGCACAGTCCTCCATGTTCAAAAAAATCCTGATCGCCAACCGGGGGGAGATCGCGTTGCGTGTGCAGCGCGCCTGCCGCGAAATGGGCATCAAGGCGGTGATGGTGTATTCCGAAGCCGACCGCGACGCCAAATACGTGCGGCTGGCCGACGAGTCGGTCTGCATCGGGCCGGCGCAGTCGTCCCTCAGTTACCTCAACATGCCGGCCATCATTTCGGCGGCCGAGGTGACCGATGCCGAGGCGATCCACCCGGGGTACGGATTTCTGTCGGAGAACGCCGACTTTGCCGAGCGGGTGGAAAAGAGCGGGTTCACCTTTATTGGTCCCACGCCCGAGTCGATCCGCCTCATGGGCGACAAGGTTTCGGCCAAGCAGGCCATGATCCGCGCGGGCGTGCCGTGCGTGCCCGGCTCCGAGGGGGCGCTGCCGGACGATCCGGCGCTCATCAAACGCACCGCCAAGGCCGTGGGGTATCCGGTGATCATCAAGGCCGCGGGTGGTGGCGGCGGGCGTGGCATGCGCGTGGTGCACACCGAAGCGGCTTTGCTGCACGCGGTGCAGACCACCAAGGCGGAGGCGGGCGCTGCGTTCGGCAACCCCGAGGTGTACATGGAGAAGTTTCTCCAGAACCCGCGCCACATCGAGATCCAGATCCTCGCCGACACCCACCGCAACGCGGTCTACCTGGGCGAGCGCGACTGCTCCATGCAGCGTCGCCACCAGAAGGTGATCGAGGAAGCGCCGGCGCCGGGTATCCCGCGTCGCCTGATCGAGAAGATCGGCGAGCGCTGCGCCACCGCCTGCAAGAAGATCGGCTACCGGGGTGCCGGCACCTTCGAGTTCCTGTTTGAGAACGGCGAGTTCTATTTC
This Hydrogenophaga taeniospiralis DNA region includes the following protein-coding sequences:
- the accB gene encoding acetyl-CoA carboxylase biotin carboxyl carrier protein, producing MDLRKLKTLIDLVSESNVSELEITEAEGKVRIVKSAPVGMAAPVTYTMAPSPAPMAAPAAVPAVETTPVAAAPAGPVGHTVKSPMVGTFYRAASPGAKPFVEVGDTIKEGETICIVEAMKILNEIEADKSGTVTQILVQNGQAVEYGQPLYVIE
- a CDS encoding NAD(P)-dependent oxidoreductase — translated: MSASTGPHAPPLRGSLPPEGADPAGGGPAPDRQSSHAPPLRGSLPLVQVAVVGAGNMGGAMAARLCEQGWTVVVCDIDPLRQQQALDAGAHLADTPETAARALAPDGVLIVCVVDAGQSSEVLLGAQGAAPALRAGQAVMLCPTIAPQDAESLASALSARGVDCIDAPMSGGPARARDGGMSLMLAAPDAVLARHAGLLDALSSKQFRVSERVGDGARTKLVNNLLAGINLVGAAEVLALAERLGLDLGTTLSVIEQSSGQSWIGSDRMRRALADDFAPRAHVTLLEKDTRLAVEAATAAGFTGPLGARAATVFAQAHAAGLAEQDDAALLTLLRRPASA
- a CDS encoding TlpA family protein disulfide reductase — its product is MKRRTLWMGGVAAAAGVAGAGVAWWRLRPGDLASEAEAAFWAGRYQGPGGEPVALEPFRGRPLLVNFWATWCPPCVEELPLLNAFYQAHASEGWQVLGMAVDQPGAVQDFLRKLPLAFPVAMAGFAGIEISRSLGNLGGGLPFTVVFGRDGTVLHRKIGQLSDADLSQWSGLG
- the mpl gene encoding UDP-N-acetylmuramate:L-alanyl-gamma-D-glutamyl-meso-diaminopimelate ligase yields the protein MHIHILGICGTFMGGLAALAREAGHRVTGCDAGVYPPMSDQLRALGIDLIEGYGADQMALKPDVFVVGNVVSRARLTDGTPKFPLMEAILDAGAAYTSGPQWLAEHVLLGRHVLAVAGTHGKTTTTAMLTWILEANGLNPGFLVGGVPMNFGVSARLGCGAAARSAQVKEEPAQRAGDTEQGAQPPRSPPLFVIEADEYDTAFFDKRSKFVHYRPRTAVLNNLEFDHADIFDDLKAIERQFHHLIRTVPGTGRVVVNGLEESLERVLHQGLWSELRSFGAAVSDFTAVGEPHAFDVLERGQPVARVEWALTGVHNQLNALAAIAAAEHVGVSPADAARALARFENVRRRMEVRGTVQRNGEPITVYDDFAHHPTAIRTTLDGLRRRLGAPSTGKGGRILAVFEPRSNTMKLGTMKSQLPWSLEAADLAFCHTGGLDWDAVEALRPMGERASVARSIDELVAQVSAAARGGDHIVCMSNGGFGGVHARLLAALELRSPND
- the rodA gene encoding rod shape-determining protein RodA, which codes for MAATFDKPTLLQRIAPIFQGFDGPLALAVLLMAAAGLVTMYSVGFDHGTRFANHGRNMLLAAGVLFLVAQVPPQRLMALAVPLYTVGVLLLLAVFLFGIEKKGAQRWLNVGVVIQPSELMKIAMPLMLAWWFQRREGLLKPLDFVVAVVLLAVPAALILKQPDLGTALLVLASGVFVIFFAGLSWKLILPPVVVGVIGIVTLIAMEPQWCAPGVDWQVLHEYQRQRICTLLDPSKDPLGKGFHIIQGMIAIGSGGVWGKGFMQGTQTHLEFIPERTTDFIYAAFSEEFGLVGTLGLMAGFIFLVVRGLLIAVEAPTLFARLLAGAITLNIFVYAFVNMGMVSGILPVVGVPLPFVSYGGTAMVTLGVGLGILMSIAKSKRLMQS
- a CDS encoding YqiA/YcfP family alpha/beta fold hydrolase — protein: MIPPAATTHLLYLHGFRSSPRSMKAQKVAARVRQRHPGVTWWCPQLPPSPREAMALVTEGTADWPRTTMAVVGSSLGGFYARWLALQTGCRAALLNPAVFPARDLAKYIGEQTAWHDPQERFFFQPGFVNELRTLEADIARLSPPHPASPGRQFAIVAQGDEVLDWREMRAFCAGGELRLLPGSDHAISDFDAHIDALFDFLALAT
- a CDS encoding 3-deoxy-7-phosphoheptulonate synthase, which codes for MNAQTHPASSDAWHARPVDKTSQTDDERIKDITVLPPPEHLIRFFPIGGTPVEALITQTRQRIHNILRGQDDRLLVVIGPCSIHDPAAAVDYARRLQPMRERYADTLEIVMRVYFEKPRTTVGWKGLINDPYLDESYRIDEGLRIARQLLIEINRLGMPAGSEFLDVISPQYIGDLIAWGAIGARTTESQVHRELASGLSAPIGFKNGTDGNIRIATDAIQAAARGHHFLSVHKNGQVAIVQTNGNKDCHVILRGGKAPNYDATHVAAAVKDLEAAGLVPRLMVDCSHANSSKQHEKQLEVARDIAAQIAGGSRSVFGVMIESHIEAGAQKFTPGKDRVDQLAYGKSITDACLGWTDSLQALEVLSQAVQAARQRGK
- the accC gene encoding acetyl-CoA carboxylase biotin carboxylase subunit produces the protein MFKKILIANRGEIALRVQRACREMGIKAVMVYSEADRDAKYVRLADESVCIGPAQSSLSYLNMPAIISAAEVTDAEAIHPGYGFLSENADFAERVEKSGFTFIGPTPESIRLMGDKVSAKQAMIRAGVPCVPGSEGALPDDPALIKRTAKAVGYPVIIKAAGGGGGRGMRVVHTEAALLHAVQTTKAEAGAAFGNPEVYMEKFLQNPRHIEIQILADTHRNAVYLGERDCSMQRRHQKVIEEAPAPGIPRRLIEKIGERCATACKKIGYRGAGTFEFLFENGEFYFIEMNTRVQVEHPVTEWISGVDIVRTQIAVAAGEKLPFTQRQIQLRGHAIECRINAEDAYKFTPSPGRITTWHAPGGPGVRVDSHAYANYFVPPHYDSMIGKIIVHGDTREQALARMRTALAETVIEGIKTNIPLHRELMVDASFVAGGTNIHYLEEWLSQRER
- the tldD gene encoding metalloprotease TldD, yielding MIAREPTLARLATAQTLLLEPFGLSPSHLQRALGEIMSHGVDDADLYFQTTRSEGWSLEEGIVKTGSFSIDQGVGVRAVSGEKTAFAYSDDLSWDSLIDAAHTVRSISAQGQGRKVRVPAVKVSKSRSLYPGLDPIGTMDSTAKVALLEKVERLAKAKDPRVVQVMAGLAAEHDVVLVARADGTLAADVRPLIRLSVTVIAEQKGRREIGSSGGGGRFGLAYFDDAMVQSYVDEAVSAALTNLDARPAPAGEMTVVLGPGWPGVLLHEAVGHGLEGDFNRKGSSAFAGRIGQRVAAKGVTVLDDGTIADRRGSLNVDDEGHTSQKNVLIEDGILRGYIQDAMNARLMGVKPTGNGRRESYAHVPMPRMTNTYMLGGDKSADEIVASIKKGLYATNFGGGQVDITSGKFVFSASQAYWVENGQIQYPVKGATLVGSGPESLKKVSMIGNDMRLDSGVGTCGKEGQSVPVGVGQPTLRIDGLTVGGTA